Proteins encoded together in one Mycobacterium noviomagense window:
- a CDS encoding lipase maturation factor family protein: protein MGWFTAPEYWLGRLVLERGVAAVYVIAFVAAARQFRALLGERGMLPIPHYLARQTFWQAPSLFHFHYSDRFFATISWFGAALSAAIVAGAADLVPLWAAMPMWLVLWVLYLSIVNVGQTWYSFGWESLLLETGFLAIFLGNEHVGPPVLAMWLARLLLFRLEFGAGLIKLRGDLCWRNLTCLYYHHETQPMPGPLSWFFHHLPKPLHRLEVAVNHFAQLVVPFGLFAPQPVASVAGAIVVVTQLWLVISGNFAWLNWLTILLGCSVIDDSSWATVLPLPKHPVWHGPPLWFAALVIAFTVFSLFLSYWPIRNMLSRQQRMNMSFNPFHLINTYGAFGSIGRIRRELVIEGTDEPEVTEQTGWKEYEFKGKPGDVRRLPPQWAPYHLRLDWLMWFAAISPLYAERWLGPLLVRLLENDPATLRLLRHNPFPDSPPRYLRVQFYEYRYTTWRELLRDRAWWHRTPIGEYVGPVTLGRAKTSPASGD from the coding sequence ATGGGATGGTTTACGGCACCGGAATATTGGCTGGGCAGACTGGTACTCGAGCGCGGTGTGGCGGCTGTCTATGTGATCGCATTCGTCGCCGCGGCGAGGCAGTTCCGTGCGCTTCTCGGAGAGCGCGGAATGCTGCCGATACCGCATTATCTGGCCCGGCAGACGTTTTGGCAGGCGCCGAGCCTGTTTCATTTCCACTATTCGGACCGGTTTTTCGCAACCATTTCGTGGTTCGGCGCGGCGCTGTCGGCCGCGATCGTCGCCGGCGCCGCCGATCTTGTGCCGTTGTGGGCGGCGATGCCGATGTGGCTGGTGCTGTGGGTGCTGTACCTGTCGATCGTCAATGTCGGGCAGACGTGGTACTCGTTCGGCTGGGAGTCGCTGCTGCTGGAGACCGGCTTCCTCGCGATCTTCCTCGGCAACGAGCACGTTGGACCGCCGGTGCTCGCGATGTGGCTGGCGCGCTTGCTGCTGTTCCGGCTGGAGTTCGGCGCCGGGCTGATCAAGCTGCGCGGCGACCTGTGCTGGCGCAACCTCACCTGCCTGTACTACCACCACGAGACTCAGCCGATGCCAGGGCCGTTGAGCTGGTTCTTCCATCACCTGCCCAAGCCGCTGCACCGGTTGGAGGTGGCGGTCAACCACTTCGCCCAACTCGTGGTGCCGTTCGGCTTGTTCGCCCCGCAACCGGTCGCCAGTGTGGCGGGTGCGATCGTCGTCGTCACCCAGCTGTGGCTGGTGATCTCGGGCAACTTCGCCTGGCTGAACTGGCTGACGATCTTGTTGGGCTGCAGCGTGATCGACGACTCGTCGTGGGCGACGGTGCTGCCGCTGCCCAAGCACCCCGTGTGGCACGGCCCGCCGTTGTGGTTCGCCGCGCTGGTGATCGCGTTCACGGTGTTCTCACTGTTCTTGAGCTACTGGCCGATACGCAACATGCTTTCCCGCCAACAGCGGATGAACATGTCGTTCAACCCCTTCCACCTCATCAACACCTACGGCGCCTTCGGCAGCATCGGCCGGATCCGCCGAGAGCTAGTCATCGAGGGCACCGATGAGCCGGAGGTCACCGAGCAGACCGGATGGAAGGAATACGAATTCAAGGGCAAGCCCGGCGATGTACGCCGGCTGCCGCCGCAATGGGCGCCATACCACCTGCGGCTGGACTGGCTCATGTGGTTCGCTGCGATCTCACCGCTGTACGCCGAGCGGTGGCTGGGTCCGTTGCTGGTGCGGCTGCTGGAAAACGATCCGGCGACGCTGCGCCTCCTGCGCCACAATCCGTTCCCCGATTCCCCGCCGCGGTATTTGCGGGTCCAGTTCTACGAGTATCGCTACACCACCTGGCGTGAGCTGTTGCGCGACCGGGCATGGTGGCACCGCACGCCTATTGGCGAATACGTCGGGCCGGTCACGCTGGGCAGGGCGAAAACATCACCGGCGTCCGGCGACTGA
- a CDS encoding alpha-(1->3)-arabinofuranosyltransferase, producing the protein MRADVVARGSAGQPGSRSSAASHAAFPQSAAAPLPRRWLWLVAAVALALSFAQSPGQISPDTKLDLTANPLRFLARATNLWNSELPFGQAQNQAYGYLFPHGTFFLAGHLLGLPGWVTQRLWWALLLTVGFWGLLRVGEALGIGSPSSRVIAAAAFALSPRVLTTLGSISSETLPIMLAPWVLLPTILALRPEPGRSVRRLAGQAGLAVALMGAVNAIATLAGCLPAVIWWACHRPNRVWWRYTAWWLLALALAMLWWLVALILLARISPPFLDFIESSGVTTQWSSLVEVLRGTDSWTPFVAPHATAGAPLVTGSVAILATCLVAAAGLAGLTGLAGRAAPGSGRLVTMLLIGVTLLGAGYSGGLGSPVAHQVQAFLDAGGAPLRNVHKLESLIRIPVVLGLAQLLGRVPLPGSTPVREWVAAFSHPERDKRVAVGIVVLIALLAGTSLAWTGRLAPPGTFRAIPQYWRDAADWLTEHNTGTPTRGRVLVVPGAPFATQVWGTSHDEPLQVLGDSPWGVRDSIPLTPPQTIRALDSVQRLFAAGRPSVGLVDTLARQGISYVVVRNDLDPQTSRSARPILVHRAIAGSPGLEKVAQFGAPVGAGALSGFVTDSGLRPRYPAVEIYRVAAAGNPGAPYFADTDQLARVDGGPEVLLRLDERRRLLNQPALGPVLLSADAARAGLPVPLVTVTDTPLARETDYGRVDNHSSAIRAAGDARHTYNRVPDYPVPGADTVFGGWNGGRLSASSSSSDSTALPDVAPATSPAAAIDGDPATAWVSNALQAAVGQWLQVDFDHPVTNGVITLTPSATAVGAQIRRIQVATVNGTTTLRFDQAGKPLTAALPYGETPWVRITAIGTDDGSAGVQFGITDLSVTQYDASGYAHPVELRHTVLVPGPSPNSVVRQWDLGSEPLGRPGCAKGPDGVHCAASMALTPEEQVGFSRTLSVPRAVSVTPTVWVRPRQGPKLADLVTEPDTVRARGDSDLIDVLGSAYAATDGDPATAWTAPQHVVAHKTPPTLTLTLPRPTEVTGLQLTPSMSAVPAHPTMVAVDLGDGPQVRELKSGDRTAPQTVRLKPRTTDTVTISLLDWRDIIDRTALGFDQLKPPGLAEVAVLGGDGRPVAAPDARRNRSREITVDCGNGPVIAIAGRFVHTSIRTTVGALLNGEPVAAQPCEREPIALPAGQQELVISPGDAFAVDGAALTASGASELPTATKAFAVTGAWGPARREVQAPPASTSRVLVVPESINPGWVARADDGTRLTPVAVNGWQQGWVVPAGTSGTITLTFVSNSWYRAGLLGGLALLPLLALLAWWPARRRRDDDVPARPWALGRWGAVAALGAGIVIAGVAGFFVFGAALALRYALRERQRWCDAITLGLTAGGLILAGAALSRHPWRSVDGYVGHSPWVQLLALVSLAVVSSSVTMRPAESRDQ; encoded by the coding sequence ATGCGGGCCGATGTGGTGGCCCGGGGAAGCGCGGGGCAACCCGGATCTAGATCGAGCGCAGCGAGCCACGCTGCCTTTCCACAGTCGGCTGCGGCGCCGCTACCACGCCGTTGGTTGTGGTTGGTCGCAGCAGTCGCGTTGGCGCTGAGCTTCGCGCAGTCGCCCGGGCAGATCTCCCCCGACACCAAACTCGACCTGACCGCCAACCCGCTGCGCTTCTTGGCCCGCGCGACCAACCTGTGGAACAGCGAGCTGCCGTTCGGCCAGGCTCAGAACCAAGCCTACGGCTACCTGTTTCCGCACGGCACCTTTTTCCTGGCCGGCCACCTGCTCGGGCTACCCGGCTGGGTCACCCAGCGGTTGTGGTGGGCGCTGCTGCTCACGGTCGGGTTTTGGGGATTGTTGCGGGTCGGCGAAGCGCTCGGCATCGGCAGCCCCAGCTCGCGGGTGATCGCCGCTGCGGCCTTCGCGTTGTCGCCGCGGGTGCTGACCACCCTGGGGTCCATCTCGTCGGAAACCTTGCCGATCATGCTGGCCCCCTGGGTGCTGTTGCCGACGATTCTGGCGCTGCGCCCGGAGCCGGGCAGATCGGTGCGACGGCTGGCCGGGCAGGCCGGGCTCGCGGTCGCGTTGATGGGCGCAGTCAACGCGATCGCGACGCTGGCGGGCTGCCTACCCGCCGTGATCTGGTGGGCATGCCATCGCCCGAACCGGGTGTGGTGGCGCTATACCGCGTGGTGGCTGCTGGCCCTGGCGCTGGCGATGCTGTGGTGGCTGGTGGCGTTAATTCTGCTGGCCCGGATCAGCCCGCCGTTTTTAGATTTCATCGAATCCTCCGGCGTCACCACCCAATGGTCATCGCTGGTCGAGGTGCTGCGCGGAACGGACAGCTGGACGCCGTTCGTGGCACCCCACGCCACCGCAGGCGCGCCGCTGGTGACCGGATCGGTGGCCATCCTGGCCACCTGCCTGGTCGCGGCCGCCGGCTTGGCCGGACTGACTGGGCTCGCCGGGCGCGCCGCGCCCGGAAGCGGGCGGCTGGTCACGATGCTGCTGATCGGCGTGACGCTGTTGGGCGCCGGCTACTCCGGTGGGTTGGGCTCACCGGTGGCGCATCAGGTGCAGGCGTTTCTCGACGCCGGCGGCGCACCGCTGCGCAACGTCCACAAGCTGGAGTCGCTGATCCGTATTCCCGTCGTGCTGGGTCTGGCTCAGCTGCTGGGCCGGGTACCGCTGCCGGGCAGCACGCCCGTCCGCGAATGGGTCGCCGCGTTCTCTCATCCCGAACGCGACAAGCGGGTTGCGGTCGGCATCGTCGTCCTCATCGCGCTGCTGGCGGGCACGTCGCTGGCCTGGACTGGTCGGCTTGCGCCGCCGGGCACCTTCCGCGCGATACCGCAGTACTGGCGTGACGCCGCCGACTGGCTCACCGAGCACAACACCGGCACCCCGACGCGCGGGCGGGTGCTGGTGGTTCCCGGCGCGCCGTTCGCGACCCAGGTCTGGGGCACCAGCCACGACGAGCCGCTGCAGGTGTTGGGTGACAGCCCGTGGGGCGTCCGAGACTCCATCCCACTCACGCCGCCGCAAACCATCCGGGCCCTGGACTCGGTGCAGCGGTTGTTCGCCGCCGGGCGGCCATCAGTGGGGTTGGTTGATACGCTTGCCCGCCAAGGCATTTCGTATGTGGTGGTGCGCAACGACCTGGACCCGCAGACGTCGCGCTCGGCGCGGCCGATTCTGGTGCACCGGGCGATCGCCGGGTCGCCGGGGCTGGAAAAGGTGGCACAGTTCGGGGCGCCGGTCGGTGCCGGCGCGCTGTCGGGGTTCGTCACCGACAGCGGGCTGCGGCCGCGGTATCCCGCGGTGGAGATCTACCGAGTCGCCGCCGCCGGCAATCCGGGCGCGCCCTACTTCGCCGACACCGACCAGCTGGCCCGCGTCGACGGCGGCCCCGAGGTGCTGCTGCGTCTCGACGAACGACGCCGCCTGCTCAACCAACCCGCGCTGGGCCCGGTCCTGCTGAGCGCCGACGCCGCCCGGGCCGGCCTGCCGGTGCCGTTGGTGACCGTCACCGACACCCCGTTGGCCCGCGAGACTGACTACGGCCGCGTCGACAACCACTCGTCGGCGATCCGCGCCGCGGGCGACGCCCGGCACACCTACAACCGGGTGCCCGACTACCCGGTGCCCGGTGCCGACACGGTTTTCGGCGGTTGGAACGGCGGCCGGCTCAGCGCGTCGAGTTCATCGTCGGACTCCACCGCGCTGCCGGATGTCGCGCCCGCCACCTCACCGGCTGCGGCCATCGACGGCGACCCGGCGACGGCGTGGGTGTCCAATGCGCTGCAGGCCGCGGTCGGCCAATGGCTGCAGGTCGATTTCGACCATCCGGTGACCAACGGCGTCATCACCCTGACGCCCAGCGCCACCGCCGTCGGCGCCCAGATCCGCCGCATCCAGGTCGCCACCGTCAACGGCACCACCACGCTGCGGTTCGACCAGGCCGGCAAGCCGCTCACTGCGGCGCTGCCCTACGGGGAAACGCCGTGGGTGCGGATCACCGCCATCGGCACCGACGACGGGTCCGCCGGTGTGCAGTTCGGTATCACCGATCTGTCGGTCACCCAGTACGACGCGTCCGGCTACGCCCATCCGGTCGAGCTGCGCCACACTGTGCTGGTTCCGGGTCCGTCACCGAATTCGGTTGTCAGGCAATGGGATCTGGGCTCAGAGCCGCTCGGCCGACCGGGCTGTGCCAAGGGACCCGACGGCGTGCACTGCGCGGCGTCCATGGCACTGACCCCCGAAGAGCAGGTGGGTTTCAGCCGGACGCTCAGCGTGCCGCGGGCGGTGTCCGTGACGCCGACGGTGTGGGTGCGGCCACGGCAGGGCCCCAAGCTGGCCGACCTCGTCACCGAGCCGGACACTGTGCGGGCCCGCGGCGACTCCGACCTTATCGACGTGCTGGGCTCCGCATACGCCGCCACCGACGGTGATCCGGCCACCGCGTGGACAGCACCGCAGCATGTCGTTGCGCACAAGACCCCGCCGACGCTCACCCTCACCTTGCCGCGGCCCACGGAGGTGACCGGACTGCAGCTCACCCCGAGCATGTCGGCAGTGCCGGCCCACCCGACCATGGTGGCCGTCGACCTCGGCGACGGTCCGCAGGTTCGCGAACTGAAATCAGGCGACCGCACGGCCCCGCAGACAGTACGGCTCAAACCGCGCACCACCGACACCGTTACAATCAGCCTGCTGGACTGGCGGGACATCATCGACCGCACCGCGCTGGGTTTCGACCAGCTCAAGCCACCAGGCTTGGCCGAGGTAGCGGTCCTCGGCGGTGACGGTCGACCCGTGGCTGCGCCCGACGCACGGCGCAACCGGTCGCGGGAAATCACCGTCGACTGCGGCAACGGCCCGGTCATCGCGATAGCGGGCCGCTTTGTGCACACCTCGATCCGCACAACGGTGGGCGCGCTGCTCAACGGCGAACCAGTGGCAGCCCAACCGTGTGAACGTGAGCCCATTGCGCTGCCGGCCGGCCAGCAAGAGTTGGTCATCAGTCCCGGCGACGCGTTCGCGGTCGACGGTGCCGCGTTGACAGCTTCCGGAGCATCCGAATTACCCACGGCCACAAAGGCGTTCGCCGTCACTGGCGCATGGGGCCCGGCGCGCCGCGAGGTCCAGGCGCCCCCGGCGAGCACGTCGCGGGTACTGGTGGTACCGGAAAGCATCAACCCCGGCTGGGTGGCACGCGCCGACGACGGAACACGGTTGACGCCGGTCGCTGTCAACGGGTGGCAGCAAGGCTGGGTGGTGCCCGCGGGCACCTCGGGAACGATCACGCTGACCTTCGTCTCGAATTCGTGGTACCGCGCCGGGCTGCTGGGTGGACTGGCTCTGCTGCCGCTGCTGGCCCTGCTCGCGTGGTGGCCGGCGCGACGACGGCGTGACGACGACGTGCCGGCGCGTCCGTGGGCTCTCGGGCGGTGGGGGGCGGTCGCGGCGCTGGGCGCGGGCATCGTGATCGCCGGTGTAGCCGGGTTCTTCGTGTTCGGTGCGGCGCTGGCGCTGCGCTATGCGCTGCGCGAGCGGCAGCGATGGTGCGACGCGATCACGCTCGGTTTGACGGCCGGCGGGCTGATTCTGGCCGGTGCAGCGCTGTCGCGACATCCCTGGCGGTCGGTCGACGGCTACGTCGGACACTCGCCGTGGGTGCAGCTGCTGGCCCTGGTGTCGCTGGCGGTGGTGTCTTCATCGGTGACGATGCGGCCCGCAGAATCGCGCGATCAGTAA
- a CDS encoding DUF2613 domain-containing protein, whose product MNRFVAPAAASVVVGLLLGAAAIFGITLMVQQDTKPPLPGGDPQSSVLNRVEYGNRT is encoded by the coding sequence ATGAACCGGTTCGTTGCGCCTGCGGCGGCTAGCGTCGTGGTTGGTCTGCTGCTCGGCGCCGCCGCGATCTTCGGGATCACGCTGATGGTGCAACAGGACACCAAGCCGCCGCTGCCCGGTGGCGATCCGCAGTCGTCGGTGCTCAACCGGGTCGAGTACGGCAACCGCACGTAG
- a CDS encoding glycoside hydrolase family 3 N-terminal domain-containing protein gives MFVARILAVLAAVSVLAGCSHAERPAPSRQPSPGASAKPVPPACGDGTAMLAAMSTRDKLAQLLMVGVRNAGDAKAVVANHHVGGIFIGSWTDLSMLTDGSLTAIARSAGPLPLAVSVDEEGGRVARLSPRIGPAPSARVLAQTKTADQVYGMALDRGHKMRGLGITIDFAPVVDVTDAPADTVIGDRSFGSDPAVVTAYAGAYARGLRDAGLLPVLKHFPGHGHGSGDSHTGAVTTPPLADLQHDDLVPYRTLVTASPVGVMIGHMQVPGLTGNQPASLSRAAVQLLRTGGYGGPPFDGPVFSDDLSSMAAISDRYGVAEAVLRTLQAGTDTALWVTTDEVPAVLDRLEKALAAGELTAQAVDKSVLRMAAVKGPNPACRR, from the coding sequence ATGTTTGTCGCCCGCATACTGGCCGTGCTGGCCGCCGTCTCAGTGCTGGCGGGATGCAGCCACGCCGAGCGCCCTGCACCGTCACGGCAGCCGAGCCCTGGCGCCTCAGCCAAACCGGTACCCCCGGCATGTGGGGATGGGACGGCGATGCTGGCCGCAATGTCGACCCGCGACAAGCTGGCCCAACTGCTGATGGTGGGAGTGCGCAACGCCGGCGATGCGAAAGCCGTTGTGGCCAACCATCACGTCGGAGGCATCTTCATCGGCAGCTGGACGGATCTATCGATGCTGACCGACGGGTCGCTGACCGCTATCGCTCGAAGCGCAGGCCCGTTGCCGCTGGCGGTGAGCGTTGACGAGGAGGGTGGCCGGGTGGCGCGGCTGTCCCCGCGGATAGGACCGGCCCCATCGGCCAGGGTGCTGGCCCAGACGAAAACCGCCGATCAGGTGTACGGCATGGCCCTGGACCGCGGCCACAAAATGCGCGGCCTGGGCATCACCATCGACTTCGCGCCGGTGGTCGACGTCACCGATGCCCCGGCCGACACGGTCATCGGCGACCGGTCGTTCGGATCGGATCCGGCTGTCGTCACCGCCTACGCCGGCGCCTACGCACGCGGTCTGCGCGACGCCGGGCTGCTGCCGGTGCTCAAGCATTTCCCCGGCCACGGGCACGGCTCCGGTGACTCGCACACCGGAGCCGTCACCACACCGCCGTTGGCCGACCTGCAACACGACGATCTGGTGCCGTATCGGACGTTGGTCACCGCCAGCCCCGTCGGGGTCATGATCGGTCACATGCAAGTTCCCGGCCTGACCGGGAACCAGCCGGCAAGCCTCAGCCGGGCCGCAGTGCAGTTGCTGCGCACCGGCGGCTACGGTGGCCCGCCGTTCGACGGGCCCGTTTTCAGCGACGACCTGTCAAGCATGGCCGCGATCTCGGACCGTTACGGCGTGGCGGAGGCGGTGTTGCGGACGTTGCAGGCCGGCACCGACACCGCGCTGTGGGTCACGACCGACGAGGTGCCCGCGGTGCTGGACCGACTGGAGAAGGCGCTGGCCGCAGGCGAGTTGACGGCGCAGGCGGTCGACAAATCGGTGTTGCGGATGGCCGCGGTGAAGGGCCCCAACCCGGCCTGTCGCCGGTAG
- a CDS encoding TetR/AcrR family transcriptional regulator has translation MAGGTKRLPRAVREQQMLDAAVQMFSVNGYHETSMDAIAAKAEISKPMLYLYYGSKEELFGACLNRELSRFIEGVREDIDFEQSPKDLLRNTIVSFLRYIDANRASWIVMYTQATSSQAFAQTVREGRERIIELVARLLRSGTRNPEPDTDFEMMAVALVGAGEAVATRLSTGDTDVDEAAELMINLFWRGLKAWPADRDAGTASKVATGS, from the coding sequence ATGGCAGGTGGTACCAAACGGTTGCCTCGTGCTGTCCGCGAGCAGCAGATGCTCGATGCGGCCGTCCAGATGTTTTCCGTCAACGGCTATCACGAGACCTCGATGGATGCGATCGCCGCCAAGGCCGAGATCTCCAAGCCGATGCTGTACCTGTACTACGGGTCCAAAGAAGAATTGTTCGGTGCGTGCCTGAACCGCGAACTGTCGCGCTTCATCGAAGGCGTGCGCGAGGACATCGACTTCGAGCAGAGCCCGAAGGACTTGCTGCGCAACACCATCGTGTCGTTCCTGCGCTACATCGACGCCAACCGGGCGTCGTGGATCGTGATGTACACGCAGGCCACCAGCTCGCAGGCGTTCGCTCAAACCGTGCGCGAGGGCCGCGAGCGGATCATCGAGCTGGTCGCCCGCCTGCTGCGCTCGGGCACCCGCAATCCCGAGCCGGACACCGACTTCGAGATGATGGCCGTGGCGCTGGTGGGCGCGGGCGAGGCGGTGGCCACCCGGCTCAGTACCGGCGACACCGACGTCGACGAAGCGGCCGAGCTGATGATCAACCTCTTCTGGCGCGG